The genomic window ACGTTAATGCCTGTTTTCAGAAATTACGCTAAGAACTAGCGATGAAAACATCAATCTATTCCCGGCACCGCTTCCATCCAGACATCATTCGTCGTGCCGTATGGATGTACTTCCGGTTCAATCTGAGCTTTCGAGACATCGAGGAGCTTCTGATCGAGCGCGGTGTTGATGTTTCCTATGAAACAATACGAAGATGGGTTGATAAGTTTGGGTCCACTTATGCCAAGCGGATAAGGTCTCGATCCGTAAGCCCCTCACCTATTTGGCACTTGGATGAAGTATACACTAAAATTAACGGAAAGATGGTTTATCTCTGGCGAGCTGTCGATGATGAAGGCACCGTATTAGATGTTGTTGTACAGAGACGACGGAATACGAAAGCAGCCCTGCGTTTGCTGCGGAAATTACTAAAGAACCAAGGCATCAAACCCAATCGCATTGTGACTGATAGGCTTGGTTCATACAGAGCAGCACTCAAACTTTTAGGTCTAAAACACTTGCAAGACGTCGGTGGTCGTAAGAACAACCGTGCTGAATGTTCACATGTCCCCATCAGAAGAGGAGAACGAAAATCACAGAAATTCAGATCAGTCCATCAAGCCCAAAAACTGCTTTCGAGCCACGCTCAGATCTACAACCTCTTCAACCATCGACGCCACCTCATCTCCCGATCAACACTCCGCAAGTTCAGACATCAAGCAAACTTAAAATGGAACTTAACCACGACATCGATGTGCCCCTAAAATGCCAAATTACCGAAATACTGGTTCAATGCCGTTAACGTGACAAAGCCCTGACCGTAACGTCGGTCATCACTACCGCCAAGAATGCGCGCCAATTGCCGTTCATTCAGAATGCGGTCCGCATACCCAGCGCGTGTAATAAGTGAAATCAATGCGTTCATAAAGTTCTATATACTGTCAAAACATGACAGTTACTAGAATTATTGATTGGTAGTCGCTTCTCCGCGCTTTGACCTATGAGGCTCAAACACCCTTATTAAAGGGTGATGCGCCCCTAACTTTACAACCACTCTGTTTCATAAAAACGGAAGCAAGGAAAAGGTGCTATGAAAGATCGGGTTCGACAGACATGATAGTCAAAATTATTGCAGAATAATGCGGCGAAAATCCAAAACCTGTGTGCTACAAAGTCAATGTCATACGTGCTGCAAAGTCAACTTTGACAATCATAAGCAATTGTTTTATATATACTTTTCCATTCGGCGTTGTGCTGTGTTTGGTCCCTTGATCGGAGGATATTTATTGGGGTTTGTGGTTTCAGAACAACAGCTATTTTATGCATTTATTCCAGCTGCGCTTTTAGCTGCAATCTGTGTGTTCGCTTTATATCGAAATCAGCGGTCGATCAAAACGTAATCAAATCCTGTTTTCGTAAGTAAATATTAGGTTCTTTATTTCGAGTAGCCGTCTAATTTTTCGATAGCTCTAAAGAATATCGTTGTGTCACTTGCTTTTTAAAATGAATTCGTTTACGTGAATAATCATGTAAATATAATGTGAGGATCCGACATGGGTGTTGCGGCGATTAAACCTGTTATTGAGCAGGCTGAAGAAAACTCTCCAATCAATGAGGCAGCGCTACAAGAGCTGCTCGTAGATATAAAAAACCGTAGGGCGGAATTTAAGAAACAACGCCACATATCTCAGGATGTTATTGAAAAACTGCAAGACATCGGATTGTACGGTGCTTTTGTTCCAAAAGAATTAGGCGGGTCTCCCATTTCGCCAACTGAGTTTATGAAAATCATAGAACGTATTTCAATTGCCGATGGGTCTACGGGCTGGGTCGCTAGTTTTGCTTTTGCGACTAAATATTTATGTTCTTTGCCTGAAGCTTCGCTACAGAAAATATTTAAAGAAGACCCTGGATTGGTGTTCGCGGGAGCAACATTTCCTATTCAGCCTGCGGAAAAAGTTGATGGAGGCATTATTGTAAAGGGCCGCTGGCCATTTGGCAGCGGCTGCATGGGGGCATCTCTTGTTGCGGTTGGGGTCTCTGTACCGGGTAACGGCGATGAGGTATTCAAGCAGATGGCTGTTATACCGCGTGATAAGATTACAATTGATGAGACATGGGATACGTTTGGAATGTCATCTACGGGTAGCCATACGATGGTTGTAGATGATGTCTTCGTACCTGATGACATGATTTTGTTGCGCGATGCGCCTTCCTCCATTGATGCGCCAGAATATTTATATCCGACAGTAACCTTAGCTGCGCAAGTATTGGCCGTTTGCGGGCTTGGGACGGCTCGGGCAGCAATCGACCATATTCTTGAGGTCGCCTCAAACT from Litorimonas taeanensis includes these protein-coding regions:
- a CDS encoding IS6 family transposase; this encodes MKTSIYSRHRFHPDIIRRAVWMYFRFNLSFRDIEELLIERGVDVSYETIRRWVDKFGSTYAKRIRSRSVSPSPIWHLDEVYTKINGKMVYLWRAVDDEGTVLDVVVQRRRNTKAALRLLRKLLKNQGIKPNRIVTDRLGSYRAALKLLGLKHLQDVGGRKNNRAECSHVPIRRGERKSQKFRSVHQAQKLLSSHAQIYNLFNHRRHLISRSTLRKFRHQANLKWNLTTTSMCP
- a CDS encoding acyl-CoA dehydrogenase family protein, with the protein product MGVAAIKPVIEQAEENSPINEAALQELLVDIKNRRAEFKKQRHISQDVIEKLQDIGLYGAFVPKELGGSPISPTEFMKIIERISIADGSTGWVASFAFATKYLCSLPEASLQKIFKEDPGLVFAGATFPIQPAEKVDGGIIVKGRWPFGSGCMGASLVAVGVSVPGNGDEVFKQMAVIPRDKITIDETWDTFGMSSTGSHTMVVDDVFVPDDMILLRDAPSSIDAPEYLYPTVTLAAQVLAVCGLGTARAAIDHILEVASNSKSITGAPTLGDRVNVQIHIAECEGKLQSAKSWFYATTDEAWESINESGTITREQNLALRLSASHAARTGAEVARMCFEMTGTMGIFNANPMNQYLTDSMVTAQHAFLTEGSFMNAGKVMFGKPYIPGYV